The genome window GATGAACCCGGCATCCCGGGCGTGAAGATCACCCTGATGCGGGACGGAAACGTTGTGGCGGAAACCGTTACTGACCAGTATGGCTTCTACCGCTTCAACGACCTGTATCCTGCGGTTTATACCCTTACCGTGACCCCGCCCGGACAGGTGAAGCCCACGAAGCAGCGGAGTGATATCCGCCTGATCGCTTCCGTGCTGGAGGAAACCAACGAGGCGGTCTGCGAATCCATCGAGATCCAGGTGGAAAGCGACAAGGCGAACTACAACGCGGACCTGGGCTTTGTATGCCGCAGGGCCGGAGAACTTCCTCCCGGAATCGGCGAGGGCAAGAAGCAGAAGTGGACTGACAGCTCCAACTCTGAGGACTGATAAACAAGATACAGGCGGCCGCCCTGCGGGACGGCCGCTTTTGTATGGAGATGAAAGAAAAAGCTTGCGCAAAAGTTACGAAAGTATTAAAATAATTATGATATGCCGCAATAAAAAACGGCATTCAACCAAGATTTCCGAGGTGGTTTTTGGATGAAACGGCTGCTTGCCTTCCTGGCGGTTCTGGTGATGGCGTTTTCCGTATACGCTTTTGCGGAAACGGATGACGGGGATGATTCCAATCCCGAACCGATCATGGCCGAAGAAGGAGACGATTCCGAACCCGTTCCGCTGGAGGCTGAGGACGAGGGAGACGACTCCAATCCTCTTCCCGTGGATATGATGGAGGATGAAGAACCGGTTGAGCAGGTGGAAGTCATGGAATTCCGCGTCCTTCAGTTCGGGGACGAGGGAGATGACGTCCTGGCGCTGCAGACACGGCTTCAGGACCTGCAGTACTACACGGGCAACCTGTCCGGCCGTTTCCGGGAGGGAACCCGCAAGGCAGTGGAAACCTTCCAGGAGGACTTTGACCTGGAAGTGACCGGCGTCGCGGATCTGCGTACACTTTCCATCCTCTTTTCCCTGAACCACCGGCCCTTGCGCTACGGCTCCTCCGGCGATGACGTGAAGGAACTGCAGAAGAGCCTGTCAGAGCTGGGATACTATAAGGGAAAGATCAGCGGCAACTACCTGGAAGCAACCCGCAAGGCCGTGGAAACCCTCCAGAAGAAGAACAACCTGGAAGTGACAGGTGTGGCGGACGCTGACCTGCAGGATATGATTCTGGAAGGCCGGATCCTGGGCAAGAGCGAGAAGCCGGATGACACGAACACCCCGGCACCGAATCTTTCCAACTACCTGGTGGATGATAACGACAACGGCGTCATGGTGGCTGAGGAACCCGTTGCTTTCGAAAAGAAGCTGAAGAACGGCTCTTCCGGCAAACTGGTCAAGCAGATGCAGGAGCGGCTGGCTGAACTGGGTTACTACGAAGGGCCTATCAGCGGCAACTTCCAGAAATACACCACCCGGGCCGTAAAGGCCGTGCAGACCCAGAACGGTCTTGAATCCAACGGCGTGGTGGATGAAGAAACCTGGAACATCATCTTCAACGATTCCCATATCGTGCTGCCTGACGCGACGCCGAAGCCCACGCCGGAACCGACACCGGTGCCCTTCCACATCGTGGTGGACGTGGCGAATCAGGTGACTTCCGTTTACGGAAGGGACGAGAACGGCGAATATACCGTTCCGGTACGCCAGATGCTCTGCTCCACCGGCATGAAGGCCACCCCCAGCGACGTGGGTGACTGGGTGCTGAACGGACGGCATTCCACCTGGTGTATCTTCCCCAAGTGGGGCAACAGCTACGCCCGTTACTGGACCCGCATCAACAGCAGCATCGCTTTCCATTCCCCGATCTATACGGCGGTCAGCAACTCCGCCATGAAGATCTCCAGCTACAACAAGCTGGGCCAGCGGGCCAGCCACGGCTGCATCCGCCTGGCGGTATGGGACGCGAAGTGGATTTATGACAACATCGGTGCCGGAACGGTGGTTTCCATCGTGGAAGGTATGGCACCCGACCCGGAACTGCGCGACGCGCTGAAACTGCCGCCGCTGGACAAGAAGTACTGCACGCCCATTTCCACGCCGGTTCCCACGGCGGAGCCGGACTACAGCCTGCTGAACAAGCCGGACCTGGGCAAGAAGACGCTGCATGAGAAGAGCGACTGCCCCGAAGTGTACTGGCTGCAGCGGACCCTGAAGGACATGGGATACTATGATACCAAGTGCACCGGCAAGATGCTGAAGAAGACGGTGAACGCCGTGAAGGCCTTCCAGAAGGATCATGGCCTGTATGCCAGCGGCACCGTGGACCAGAAGCTGATTGATCTGATTGTGGAGACAGCGCTGGGAACACCGGTACCGGAAACGACGCCGGCGCCGTGAGAAAAAAGTGGAATCCGATATGGATTCCACTTTTTTCAATTCAGAATTCAGAATTCAGAATGCAGAATGGTGGAGGAAATCGCACCCTGGTGGGTGCGATTCCTTTGAATTGATGGGGAACGATAGGGACGGTCCTTTTCGTTCCCTGTACCTTCCTTATTGCTATTCTGACTGTAATGGGAACGAAAAGGACCGTCCCTATCGTTCCCTTTTGTGTGCCTGCGGACATAGTTGTTTCGCTCTGAAATCGTGGTCAGATCTCTCCACGCGGCCGCAAACGGCCTTGGTCGAGATGACAATTGGAGTGCCGGTACACTATCAATTCTGCATTCTGCATTCTGAATTCTGCATTGGACCAGGGAACCGTCCCTCCGGTCCACACTATCAATTCTGCATTCTGCATTCTGAATTCTGCATTGAAATAAACAAAAGCGCCGGTGTCCGGCGCTTCTGTTTATTTCCTGTATGCTTTCCACACGAGATACGCGTTTTTGTGTCCCGCAAGGGCGGCTTTTTCGTACCACTTCAGGGCTTCGTCCATGCTGATGTCCACGCCCTGGCCACACTGGTAGGCATAGCCCAGGGCGTACATGCTGCGGGCATTGCCGAGCTCGGCGGCTTTCTCATACCATTCAATACCTTTGGCGGTGTCCCGGGTGACCAGGGTGCCGGTCATATACAGGTAGCCCAGGTAGTCGCAGGCCAGGCTGCTGCCCAGGGAAGCGGCTTTCTCGTAATACTCCAGGGCTTTCTGCTGGTCCGCTTCCACCCCTTTGCCCTGCAGCCACATATAGGCCAGGCTCATCCAGCTGTCCGCGTCTCCGCGGTCGGCAGCCATCTGGTAATAGTCCATAGCCATGCCGTAGTTCTGCTCCACGGCAGTGCCTTCCTCATAGAAGGAACCCAGGTACCAGTAGGCCTGGGCATTACCCATTTCGGAGGCTTTCCGGTAGCAGTCCAGGGCAAAGGCGGCATCGGGCTTCACCATCACACCGGCGTCATACAGCCGGCCCAGGTATACCCACGCGGGAGCATAGCCCGCTTCCGCGGCATCGCGGTAGCAGCGCAGCGCCTGCTCATCGTCCTGGGTCACAAACAGGCCCTTCTCATAGTACTTGCCCAGATTGAACAGGGCTTCCGCGTCCCCGGAGGCCGCAAGCACCCGAAGGGCCGGGAAGGCGGTCAGGGGATAGGGACTGGAAGCGCGAACGGCCAGGGAAACCTTCTTTTCCTTCCCGCATTTGGTGCAGGTGTCGGAAAGGTTCCGGGTGCCGCAGTCGGCACAGGTCCAGACGTCCCGGGTTTCACCGCAGTAGGCGCAGGTGTCGCCGGTAGCGTCCTGACCGCAGGTCAGGCAGATCCAGGTGTCCTCTTCCGCGGCGCAGGCCGCGGAGAAGAGCAGGAGCAGGGCAAGCAGCAGGGAAAGGAAACGTTTTGTATCAATCATAATCTTCCATTCACAATTCCAGTTGATGATACCGGCCGGGAAAGGCGTCAGGGACGGGCGGCAAAGCCGACCTTCTTCTGCACCTTCCGGAGGGTCTTGGTGGCCAGGTAAGCGGCCTTCTGGGCGCTTTCAGCCTGGACCTTCATCAGATAGTCCTTGTCACCCATCAGACGCTTAAACTCGGCCTGGAGGGGCTCCAGGGCGGCAATGGCGCAGTCCGCCGCGCGGGCTTTCAGCGCGCCGTAGCCCTGGCCGTCCAGTTCGGCGCAGACGCTGTCGATGCTCTCGCCGGTCAGGGCGGAGATGATGGTCAGCAGGTTGCTGACGCCGGGCTTGTTTTCCGGATCAAAGCGGATCTCGGTTTCGGAGTCTGTTACCGCGCGCTTGATCTTCCGGCGGATGACGTCAGGATCGTCCAGGAGGAAGACGGAGCCTTCACCCAGGTCGCTCTTACTCATCTTCTTGTCCGGCTCCTGCAGGCTCATGATGCGGGCACCGGTCTTGCTGATCAGGGGTTCCGGAATGGTGAAGACATCGCCGTAGACGCCGTTGAAGCGCTGGGCGATATCCCGGCACAGTTCCAGGTGCTGTTTCTGGTCAGCACCGATGGGCACATAGTTCGTCTGGTACAGCAGGATATCGGCGGCCATCAGCACAGGATAGGTGAACAGGCCTGCATTGATATTCTCGGCGTGCTTGGCGGACTTGTCCTTGAACTGGGTCATCCGGTTCAGTTCACCCATGTAGGTGAAGCAGTTCAGGATCCAGGCCAGTTCGGCGTGACCGCTGACATGGCTCTGGCAGTAAAGGATCGACTTTTCGGGGTCGAGGCCGCTGGCGATATACAGGGCCGTCAGCTCCAGGCAGCGGCGGCGGAGATCCGCCGGGTTCTGGCGCACGGTGATGGCGTGTTCGTCCACCACGCAGTAGATGCAGTCATAGTCATCCTGCAGCTGGGAAAAACGGCTCAGGGCGCCGATATAGTTGCCCAGGGTCAGCATGCCGCTGGGCTGAATGCCGGAGAAGATCACCGGCTTTTTCGTCTGTGCTTCCATCAGGGAATCCTCCAAACAGTAAGTAATGTATTATTGCATCTGTACCTTGATCAGCAGTTCGGGCGTTTCAGCCTGGAGCAGCTTCACGTACTGATAGATCTCATCCTTTTCGTAGCCCATGCGGGGCAGGTAGCCTTCCACGCCGTCGAACTCACCGCCGGGAGCGGTTACGTCCTCCAGCACCTTCGCGTTGGGAGAGGTGTAGCAGGTTTCCAGGGTGATCATCATGCTGTTGTCATAATCCAGCACGTAGTTGATGAACTGGTTGGCCATTTCCGGATTGGTGGCGTTGGAGGGAATGAACATGCAGTCGATGGCGATGTTGGTGCCCTGGGTGGGAGCCCAGACAGCCAGCTTTTCATTTTCCATGCTGGCGTAGGCAGCGTCACCGCTGTACATCATGGCGATCCACTTTTCGCCCTGGGCCATGCCATCGATCATTTCATCCGTCACAAAGGAGGGATGGATGGTCTGCTTCATTTTGACCAGCCAGTCATAGGCTTCCTGCAGCTCATCGGGGTTGTCGGTGTTCATGGAGTAGCCCAGCGCCTTGAAGGCCATCATGAAGACGTCACGGGGAGAGTCATAGATGAAGGCGTGGCCGTCCAGTTCCGGATCCAGGAGGATCTCCCAGCCCTTTTCCTCCACCTTTGCGGGGGCGATCTTCGTGGTGTCATAGCACAGCACCACGTTCTGCCACAGGTAGGGAGCACTGTAGGTGTTGTCCGGGTCGAAGTACAGGCCCTTCATGCTGTCATCCAGCTGATCCAGATTGGTAACGATCTCCTTGTCCAGGGGCAGGATCCGCTCTTCCTTGATCAGGCGGTCGATCATGTAGTCGCTGGTGACCACCACGTCATAGGAGACGCCGGTCTGCAGCTTGGTATACATTTCTTCCGGGTTGCTGTTCAGGGAATAGTTGACGCGGACGCCGAATTCCTTTTCGAAGTTATAGATGACTTCATCATCGATATATTCGCCGTAGTTGAACACGTTCAGTGTTCCGTCCGCGAGGGAGCACAGCGGCGCGCACAGCAGGCAGATGAGAAGCAGGGCAGAAATCAGTTTCTTAGGCATTTTTGGGTTCCTCCTTTTGGGCTTTTTTATCTTTAATGATGGGCACCAGGTTCGCAAGGAGCAGGATCAGGGCAACGACCACAACAAAGAGGGTAGCCATGGCGTTAACACTGAGATTATACCGCTTCATGGACTCAACGTACATGGAAATCGTGTTGGTTCCGGGGCCGGCGTTGAAGTAGGAGACCACGAAGTCATCCAGGGACATGCTGAAGGCAAGCAGCGCGCCGGTGAGGATCGCGGGGGCGATCTGGGGGATGATGACCCGGGTCAGGGCCTTGAAAGGCGTTGCTCCCAGGTCCAGCGCCGCTTCTGCCACGTTGTCATCCAGCTGCCGCAGCTTCGGCATAACGGAAAGGATCACAAAGGGAATACAGAAGGAGATATGGCTGAGGATCAGGGTGAGCATACCGGGCTGGATCTTGATGGACATGAACAGGAGCATCAGGCCGATGGCGGTAACGATGTCAGGGTTCAGCACCGGCAGGTTGTTGACCTCCAGGACCACGGTGCGGATCAGGCGCTTCGCCTTGGAAAGGCCGATAGCGGCAACCGTGCCGACAACAGTGGAAACTACGGTGGAGATCACCGCGACGATCAGGGTGACATAGATACTCTCCAGCATCGTCCGGTCCCTGAACAGGGCTTCATACCAGCGCATGGAGAAACCATCAAAGCTGCTGGGGGATTTCCCGCTGTTGAAGGAGAAAAGCACCAGGTAGACGATGGGCAGGTAAACGAACAGAAGAATCAGGATCAGGTAGGAAGAGGAGAAAATACGGGTAAGATGCTTCGCGGGCTTTTTCTGCATGGGTTCTCCGGAATTATCCGCGGGGCGTTTCTTTTTGGTGGTTTCCAGCTCGGAATTCTGTACCATGGAAATACCGGCCAGCCTGTTGGTGCTTACATTTCCCATAATCAGTCCTCCTGTGCGCTGCGGTCCAGCTTCTTGGTCGCCCACATGGAAGTGATGATAATCAGAGCCATGATCAGGGAGATAGCGCTGCCGAAGTTCCAGTCACCGGTTTTCTTGAAACACATCTCGATCAGGTTGCCGATCAGGACAACATTGCCGTTACCCAGCATTTTCGGGATAAAGAAGCTGGACACAGCGGGCAGGAACACCAGGGTGATGCCGGAGATGATGCCGGGTACGCTCAGAGGCAGGGTGACCTTCAGGAAGGATTTCACCTTGTTTGCTCCCAGGTCATGGGCGGCAACCAGCAGATTGGGATCCAGCTTGGCGATGGCGGTATGGATCTGGATGATCATAAAGGGCAGGAAGTCATAGACCATACCGATGAAAACCTTGAATTCACTGGCGAAGTCAAAGTTCATCAGGATGCCGCGCCAGGCATAGGTTTTCAGAACCATGTTGATCCACATGGGCAGGGTCATCAGCAGGATCATGAAGGTCTGCTTCCGGTCCGACAGGTTGGCGATGAACAGGGCGGCCGGATAGCCGATCAGCAGGCAGACGATCGTGGTCAGCAGCGCAATGCGCAGGCTGGTGATCAGGATGCGGACAAAGTCCGGATCCCGGAAGAAGCGGGCGAAATTATCCGCGGTAAACTGGAAGGTAAGGGTTTCGTTGCCCGTGTTGGTGATTGAATAAAGGAAGATCATGAGCATGGGGGCAACGATGAAGATCCCGATCCAGAGGATATAGGGATAGCTCATCCGGAAGAAGGATTTCATTCCACCACCGCCTTATGCATCACATGGATATCATCCGGCCCGAAGAGCAGGCCGACCTTGTCACCGGCTTCGTGGCGGGAAGTGGTTTCCACCTTGTATTCCCGGCCCTGGGTGGCGAAGGTGATATCGTAGGAGCCTTCTTTGATGTCCGCGGGGTCAAAGTCAAACTTGACGTCCGTGATGTCGATGGGGGAGTCGTCCTGCAGGTTCCAGGCTTCAGCGCTGGCCCAGGTCTTCAGGTCTGTGGAGATGGCCATGGATTCCATGATCTCATCCGGGGTGATGAAGAAGTCCAGGGCGCTGATACCGATGTTATGACGGGCGTCCTCCACGTATTCGGGGTGAACCACGTAGACTTTGACGGTCACTTCAGTATGCTTCTCGGTGCCGAAGGTGATGTTGTAGACGCCGGGTTTGTTTTCAATGTTGTGGCTGACATGGGTCAGGGAGATGTCGCGGTTCTCGTCATCCCAGGCCTGGGCGTTGGCGATGGAGATGAAGTCCGCGTCGGTCATCTCCTTGTTCACCAGGTCATCGGAGTCAACATAGAAGTCGTTGGCGCTGATCTTTTCGCCGGCTTCCTCGTTCACGATGTCGTGCTGGGTGACAACGTGCATTTTGACAGTCTTGCTGGTACCGGTCTTGGTTTCCACCATCAGTTCATAGTGGACGCCCTTGAACAGCACGCTCTTGACCTCGCCGCGCATAACGCCCTCCCGGGGCTTCACGATGGCAATGTCTTCCGGACGGATCAGCACGTCCACGGGTTCGTTGGACCGGAAACCGAAGTCCGTGCACTCAAAGGTCTTATCATCGAAACGGACCTTGTAGTCTGCCAGCATGGTGCCTTCCATGATGTTGCTCTCGCCGATGAAGCGGGCAACGTAGGAGTTGGCCGGCTCGTTGTAGATCTCCAGCGGGGTGCCGATCTGCTCGATGGCACCGGCGTTCATGACCACGATCTTGTCGCTCATGGTCAGGGCTTCTTCCTGATCATGGGTGACGAAGATGAAGGTAATGCCGACCTCCTGCTGGATGCGCTTCAGTTCACGCTGCATCTCCTTGCGCAGTTTCAGGTCCAGGGCACCCAGGGGCTCGTCCAGCAGCAGGACGTTCGGCTCGTTGACCAGGGCGCGGGCGATGGCAACGCGCTGCTGCTGACCGCCGGAGAGCTTGGTGACGTTGCGCTTTTCGTAGCCTTCCAGGTTCACCAGGGAAAGCATACGGTTGACCTTCTGGGTGATGATATCGTTCGGCAGCTTTTTGATGCGCAGGCCGAAAGCAATGTTCTCAAAAACGTTCAGGTGGGGGAACAGGGCGTAGCGCTGGAAGACCGTGTTGATCTCCCGCTTGTAGGCAGGCACGTTGTCGATGCACTGGCCGTCGAAGATGACCGTGCCTTCGTCCTGCTCCAGGAAACCGCCCAGGATACGCAGCAATGTGGTCTTGCCGCAGCCGGAGGGACCCAGCAGCGTCACAAATTCATTTTCATAGATATTCAGATTGACACCCTTGAGTACGATCTGGCCGTCAAAATTCTTGACGATATTCCTGAATTCGATCAGTTTCCGCATGCCGCATCTCTCCTTTGAATTGTTCCCATAAAAGTACATTTTAAATCATACACAAAATAGGAAAGAATACAACAGAATTACACGAAAAAATACAAATAATATGTGGAGAATCATCACGCAAAATTCACAATAAGGCATTATTGTTACCCCTGTGACTTCCGCGGGCCCGGGAATACCGCGGAGAAATAAAAAGAGAAGGACATTATGACATGAGAAAACTGACAACCCTGATGATGACCATTGTGATGCTGCTGTGCAGCTTGTGCCTGCCGGCCCTGGGAGAGCCGGCTGTGGAGGAAGATACTTCCGCGATTATCCCGTATCGTTTCGCGACGGCTGAAGAAGGCCGGGAACTGATGCTTTCCAATGAGGAATACTTTGAGGGAATCAATGCCAACAAGATCGCGTACATTATGAAGAACGATTCTTCCACCCTGGAAGACTACAAGGCGTTCTGCGCGGAACAGGTGCTGGACTGGACAGACGCGGAGAAGGAAATGATCAGCCGCTGCATGGAAAAGGTGGAGCAGGCTTTCATCCGGAACGGCTGGACAGTGCCGCCGCTGGAGACCAT of Aristaeella lactis contains these proteins:
- a CDS encoding L,D-transpeptidase family protein, with the translated sequence MKRLLAFLAVLVMAFSVYAFAETDDGDDSNPEPIMAEEGDDSEPVPLEAEDEGDDSNPLPVDMMEDEEPVEQVEVMEFRVLQFGDEGDDVLALQTRLQDLQYYTGNLSGRFREGTRKAVETFQEDFDLEVTGVADLRTLSILFSLNHRPLRYGSSGDDVKELQKSLSELGYYKGKISGNYLEATRKAVETLQKKNNLEVTGVADADLQDMILEGRILGKSEKPDDTNTPAPNLSNYLVDDNDNGVMVAEEPVAFEKKLKNGSSGKLVKQMQERLAELGYYEGPISGNFQKYTTRAVKAVQTQNGLESNGVVDEETWNIIFNDSHIVLPDATPKPTPEPTPVPFHIVVDVANQVTSVYGRDENGEYTVPVRQMLCSTGMKATPSDVGDWVLNGRHSTWCIFPKWGNSYARYWTRINSSIAFHSPIYTAVSNSAMKISSYNKLGQRASHGCIRLAVWDAKWIYDNIGAGTVVSIVEGMAPDPELRDALKLPPLDKKYCTPISTPVPTAEPDYSLLNKPDLGKKTLHEKSDCPEVYWLQRTLKDMGYYDTKCTGKMLKKTVNAVKAFQKDHGLYASGTVDQKLIDLIVETALGTPVPETTPAP
- a CDS encoding tetratricopeptide repeat protein, with the translated sequence MIDTKRFLSLLLALLLLFSAACAAEEDTWICLTCGQDATGDTCAYCGETRDVWTCADCGTRNLSDTCTKCGKEKKVSLAVRASSPYPLTAFPALRVLAASGDAEALFNLGKYYEKGLFVTQDDEQALRCYRDAAEAGYAPAWVYLGRLYDAGVMVKPDAAFALDCYRKASEMGNAQAYWYLGSFYEEGTAVEQNYGMAMDYYQMAADRGDADSWMSLAYMWLQGKGVEADQQKALEYYEKAASLGSSLACDYLGYLYMTGTLVTRDTAKGIEWYEKAAELGNARSMYALGYAYQCGQGVDISMDEALKWYEKAALAGHKNAYLVWKAYRK
- the trpS gene encoding tryptophan--tRNA ligase translates to MEAQTKKPVIFSGIQPSGMLTLGNYIGALSRFSQLQDDYDCIYCVVDEHAITVRQNPADLRRRCLELTALYIASGLDPEKSILYCQSHVSGHAELAWILNCFTYMGELNRMTQFKDKSAKHAENINAGLFTYPVLMAADILLYQTNYVPIGADQKQHLELCRDIAQRFNGVYGDVFTIPEPLISKTGARIMSLQEPDKKMSKSDLGEGSVFLLDDPDVIRRKIKRAVTDSETEIRFDPENKPGVSNLLTIISALTGESIDSVCAELDGQGYGALKARAADCAIAALEPLQAEFKRLMGDKDYLMKVQAESAQKAAYLATKTLRKVQKKVGFAARP
- a CDS encoding ABC transporter substrate-binding protein — encoded protein: MPKKLISALLLICLLCAPLCSLADGTLNVFNYGEYIDDEVIYNFEKEFGVRVNYSLNSNPEEMYTKLQTGVSYDVVVTSDYMIDRLIKEERILPLDKEIVTNLDQLDDSMKGLYFDPDNTYSAPYLWQNVVLCYDTTKIAPAKVEEKGWEILLDPELDGHAFIYDSPRDVFMMAFKALGYSMNTDNPDELQEAYDWLVKMKQTIHPSFVTDEMIDGMAQGEKWIAMMYSGDAAYASMENEKLAVWAPTQGTNIAIDCMFIPSNATNPEMANQFINYVLDYDNSMMITLETCYTSPNAKVLEDVTAPGGEFDGVEGYLPRMGYEKDEIYQYVKLLQAETPELLIKVQMQ
- a CDS encoding ABC transporter permease — encoded protein: MGNVSTNRLAGISMVQNSELETTKKKRPADNSGEPMQKKPAKHLTRIFSSSYLILILLFVYLPIVYLVLFSFNSGKSPSSFDGFSMRWYEALFRDRTMLESIYVTLIVAVISTVVSTVVGTVAAIGLSKAKRLIRTVVLEVNNLPVLNPDIVTAIGLMLLFMSIKIQPGMLTLILSHISFCIPFVILSVMPKLRQLDDNVAEAALDLGATPFKALTRVIIPQIAPAILTGALLAFSMSLDDFVVSYFNAGPGTNTISMYVESMKRYNLSVNAMATLFVVVVALILLLANLVPIIKDKKAQKEEPKNA
- a CDS encoding ABC transporter permease, yielding MKSFFRMSYPYILWIGIFIVAPMLMIFLYSITNTGNETLTFQFTADNFARFFRDPDFVRILITSLRIALLTTIVCLLIGYPAALFIANLSDRKQTFMILLMTLPMWINMVLKTYAWRGILMNFDFASEFKVFIGMVYDFLPFMIIQIHTAIAKLDPNLLVAAHDLGANKVKSFLKVTLPLSVPGIISGITLVFLPAVSSFFIPKMLGNGNVVLIGNLIEMCFKKTGDWNFGSAISLIMALIIITSMWATKKLDRSAQED